One region of Tamandua tetradactyla isolate mTamTet1 chromosome 6, mTamTet1.pri, whole genome shotgun sequence genomic DNA includes:
- the ZFP3 gene encoding zinc finger protein 3 homolog, which translates to MGTENKEVILKEEISEESELKGTTLEKLPKVVYQGREFGATCEEDMLEKHFRESTEEIMEQMSPQERDFASELIIFKKSPSSEIDQENNESERDVTAEGVSAFASSGQSFIENSESNKTQRSSVGEKPHTCKECGKAFNQNSHLIQHMRVHSGEKPFECKECGKTFGTNSSLRRHLRIHAGEKPFACSECGKAFIQSSHLIHHHRIHTGERPYKCEECGKAFSQNSALMLHQRIHTGEKPYECNECGKTFRVSSQLIQHQRIHTEERYHECNECGKAFKHSSGLIRHQKIHTGEKPFLCNECGKGFGQSSELIRHQRIHTGDKPYECNECGKTFGQNSEITRHIRIHTGEKPYVCKECGKAFRGNSELLRHERIHTGEKPYECFECGKAFRRTSHLIVHQRIHTGEKPHQCNECARTFWDNSELLLHQKIHIGEKPYECNECEKTFSQHSQLIIHQRIHTGEKPYECQECQKTFSRSSHLLRHQSVHCME; encoded by the coding sequence ATGGGGACTGAGAACAAAGAGGTGATtctcaaggaagaaatttctgAAGAATCTGAACTAAAGGGAACAACATTAGAAAAACTTCCAAAGGTGGTTTACCAGGGTCGTGAATTTGGAGCAACATGTGAAGAAGACATGTTagagaaacatttcagagaatccACAGAAGAGATAATGGAGCAGATGTCTCCTCAGGAGAGAGACTTTGCATCAGAGTTGATTATCTTTAAGAAATCACCTTCAAGTGAGATTGACCAGGAGAACAATGAGAGTGAGAGAGATGTTACAGCTGAGGGAGTTAGTGCATTTGCTTCTTCTGGCCAAAGCTTCATAGAAAATTCAGAATCTAACAAAACACAGAGAAGTTCTGTGGGAGAAAAGCCTCATACATGcaaagaatgtgggaaagcctttaatCAGAACTCACATCTTATCCAGCATATGAGAGTTCATAGTGGAGAGAAACCCTTTGAATGCAAAGAGTGTGGGAAGACATTTGGAACTAACTCAAGCCTGCGTAGGCACCTGAGGATTCATGCTGGAGAGAAACCCTTTGCTTGTAGTGAGTGTGGAAAGGCCTTCATTCAGAGTTCACATCTTATCCATCATCATAGAATTCATACTGGGGAGAGACCCTATAAATGTGAAGAATGTGGCAAAGCCTTCAGTCAGAATTCAGCCCTTATGCTACATCAGAGAatacacactggagagaaaccatatgaatgtaatgaatgcGGAAAAACCTTTAGGGTTAGTTCACAACTTATTcagcatcagagaattcataccgAAGAAAGATATCATGAATGCAATGAGTGTGGCAAAGCCTTCAAGCATAGCTCAGGCCTTATTAGGCACCAgaaaattcatactggagagaaaccatttctgtgtaatgaatgtgggaaaggcTTTGGTCAGAGTTCTGAGCTAATCCGGCATCAAAGAATTCATACAGGGGacaaaccctatgaatgtaatgagTGTGGGAAAACTTTTGGTCAGAACTCAGAGATTACTAGACACATCagaattcatactggtgagaagCCTTATGtatgtaaggaatgtgggaaggcCTTCAGGGGGAACTCAGAACTTCTTAGACatgagagaattcatactggagagaaaccctatgaatgcttTGAGTGTGGGAAGGCTTTCAGGCGAACTTCTCACCTTATTGtccatcagagaattcatactggggAGAAACCCCATCAGTGTAATGAATGTGCCAGAACCTTTTGGGATAATTCTGAGCTGCTTCTCCATCAGAAAATTCATattggagagaaaccttatgagtGTAATGAGTGTGAGAAAACATTCAGCCAGCATTCCCAGCTTATCATAcaccagagaattcacactggagagaaaccttatgagtGCCAGGAATGTCAGAAGACTTTTAGTCGGAGCTCTCACCTCCTCAGACATCAAAGTGTTCACTGTATGGAATGA